A genome region from Streptomyces antimycoticus includes the following:
- the clpS gene encoding ATP-dependent Clp protease adapter ClpS, which translates to MGRVSVTPVETERPETREAPMSVPEPDVPWVTVVHNDPVNLMSYVTYVFQSYFGYPKDKAHRLMLDVHHKGRAIVSSGSREEMERDVQAMHGYGLWATLQQER; encoded by the coding sequence ATGGGACGTGTGAGTGTCACGCCCGTGGAGACCGAACGTCCCGAAACCCGTGAAGCGCCGATGTCGGTGCCCGAGCCCGACGTTCCCTGGGTGACGGTGGTGCACAACGACCCCGTCAATCTCATGAGCTACGTGACCTACGTCTTCCAGAGCTATTTCGGCTATCCCAAGGACAAGGCGCACCGTTTGATGCTCGACGTCCACCACAAAGGCCGCGCGATCGTCTCGAGCGGCAGCCGCGAGGAAATGGAGCGCGACGTGCAGGCGATGCACGGCTACGGCCTGTGGGCGACCCTCCAGCAGGAGCGCTGA
- a CDS encoding nicotinamidase, translating into MHRALIVVDIQNDFCEGGSLAVTGGADVAAAITDLIGEATPGYRHIVATRDHHVAPGDHFSDNPDYEHTWPMHCVAGTEGVGFHPNFAPAVASGAIEAVFDKGAYKAAYSGFEGIDEHGTPLAQWLREREVTEVDVVGIATDHCVRATALDARREGFTAHVLLDLTAGVSPGTTERALGELRAAGVELSGKPVV; encoded by the coding sequence ATGCACCGGGCACTGATCGTCGTCGACATCCAGAACGACTTCTGCGAGGGCGGAAGCCTCGCGGTGACGGGGGGCGCGGATGTCGCGGCCGCGATCACCGATCTGATCGGGGAGGCGACGCCCGGTTACCGCCATATCGTCGCCACACGTGATCACCACGTCGCCCCGGGCGATCACTTCTCGGACAACCCGGACTACGAGCACACCTGGCCGATGCACTGCGTCGCGGGCACCGAGGGTGTCGGGTTCCACCCGAACTTCGCGCCCGCCGTCGCCTCCGGCGCGATCGAGGCGGTCTTCGACAAGGGCGCGTACAAGGCGGCGTACAGCGGTTTCGAGGGCATCGACGAGCACGGCACCCCGCTCGCCCAGTGGCTGCGCGAGCGGGAGGTGACCGAGGTGGACGTGGTGGGCATCGCCACCGACCACTGTGTGCGGGCCACCGCGCTGGACGCGCGCCGCGAGGGGTTCACCGCGCATGTCCTGCTGGACCTGACCGCGGGTGTCTCCCCGGGCACGACCGAGCGCGCCCTGGGCGAGCTGCGGGCGGCCGGGGTCGAGCTCAGCGGCAAGCCGGTCGTCTGA
- a CDS encoding immune inhibitor A domain-containing protein, with protein sequence MNSQWRTARSAAIATVVAALGAAALSTGMAQADASSTRVERHDPAPAKTDVQHDLEGPYSKQQEAQRQEALRQVISGDAKATTRGASKVVKLGRGKYVELAREKTDKIFTILVEFGDKVDDTTMYDPDGDGPEPPVKKYGGDPGPAHNTIAEPDRADDNSTAWQKDYNREHFQDLYFSKDKKKQSLKKYYEKQSSGRYSVDGEVSDWVKVDWNEARYGSNYCGDTNCANAWDLIRDGVNQWAKDQKAAGRTDAQIKADLAQYDQWDRYDYDADGNFNEPDGYIDHFQIVHAGEDESAGGGAEGENAIWAHRWYAYGTDAGNTGPGENKSGGTQIGDTGIWVGDYTMQPENGGLGVFAHEYGHDLGLPDEYDTTGKGESSVAYWSLMSAGSWLGTGKDAIGDLPGDMNAWDKLQLGWLNYASAKAGKKSTHTLGVAEYNTKNKQALVVELPAKPVTTEVVAPAEGTKQWWSGMGDDLKNTLTRSVDLTGKSKASLDLQGWWDIEENFDYLYTEVSTDGGANWTPIDGTADGKAIPRDAGDKPALTGTAGAYKKLSFPLDAYAGKKIELRFRYQTDGGVAQKGFAADAITLTADGAPVFSDGAEGDDNGWTANGFSRIGASFSKDYPQYYIAENRQYVSYDTTLKTGPYNFGWASTRPDWVEHFPYQNGLLIWQWDTSQPDNNVGVHPGSGLILPIDAHATPEKWADGTLMRNRIQAYDSPFSRLPSDGFTLHNDGKAAKVKPKPGIPVFDDHKGTYWDKGNPTGSVKIADTNTRIKILKELPGGSTMTVQVGPSAS encoded by the coding sequence GTGAACAGCCAATGGAGAACGGCCAGATCGGCCGCCATAGCCACCGTGGTGGCCGCGCTCGGCGCGGCGGCACTCTCGACTGGCATGGCTCAGGCAGACGCGTCGTCTACGCGTGTTGAGCGCCATGATCCGGCGCCCGCGAAGACGGATGTCCAGCACGATCTCGAGGGCCCGTACAGCAAGCAGCAGGAGGCGCAGCGCCAGGAGGCGCTGCGTCAGGTCATTTCCGGTGACGCCAAGGCGACCACGCGCGGGGCGTCGAAGGTGGTGAAGCTCGGCAGGGGCAAGTACGTCGAGCTGGCCCGGGAGAAGACCGACAAGATCTTCACCATCCTGGTCGAGTTCGGCGACAAGGTGGACGACACCACCATGTACGACCCGGACGGCGACGGCCCCGAGCCGCCGGTGAAGAAGTACGGCGGCGACCCGGGCCCGGCGCACAACACCATCGCCGAGCCGGACCGCGCCGACGACAACAGCACGGCCTGGCAGAAGGACTACAACCGCGAGCACTTCCAGGACCTCTACTTCTCCAAGGACAAGAAGAAGCAGTCCCTGAAGAAGTACTACGAGAAGCAGTCCTCGGGCCGTTACTCCGTGGACGGCGAGGTCTCCGACTGGGTCAAGGTCGACTGGAACGAGGCCCGGTACGGCTCCAACTACTGCGGCGACACCAACTGCGCCAACGCCTGGGACCTGATCCGCGACGGCGTCAACCAGTGGGCCAAGGACCAGAAGGCGGCCGGCCGCACCGACGCGCAGATCAAGGCGGACCTGGCCCAGTACGACCAGTGGGACCGCTACGACTACGACGCCGACGGCAACTTCAACGAGCCCGACGGCTACATCGACCACTTCCAGATCGTCCACGCCGGTGAGGACGAGTCCGCGGGCGGCGGGGCCGAGGGCGAGAACGCCATCTGGGCGCACCGCTGGTACGCGTATGGCACCGACGCCGGCAACACCGGCCCGGGCGAGAACAAGTCGGGCGGTACCCAGATCGGCGACACCGGCATCTGGGTGGGCGACTACACGATGCAGCCGGAGAACGGCGGCCTCGGTGTCTTCGCCCATGAGTACGGCCATGACCTGGGCCTGCCGGACGAGTACGACACCACCGGTAAGGGGGAGTCGTCCGTCGCCTACTGGTCGCTGATGTCCGCGGGATCGTGGCTCGGCACCGGTAAGGACGCCATCGGCGATCTGCCCGGCGATATGAACGCCTGGGACAAGCTGCAGCTCGGGTGGCTGAACTACGCCTCGGCCAAGGCCGGGAAGAAGTCGACCCACACGCTCGGGGTCGCCGAGTACAACACCAAGAACAAGCAGGCGCTGGTCGTCGAGTTGCCCGCCAAGCCCGTCACCACCGAGGTGGTCGCCCCCGCCGAGGGCACCAAGCAGTGGTGGAGCGGGATGGGGGACGACCTGAAGAACACCCTCACCCGGTCCGTGGACCTCACCGGTAAGTCCAAGGCGAGCCTGGATCTGCAGGGCTGGTGGGACATCGAGGAGAACTTCGACTACCTCTACACCGAGGTCTCCACCGACGGCGGCGCCAACTGGACGCCGATCGACGGTACGGCGGACGGCAAGGCCATTCCGCGCGACGCCGGTGACAAGCCCGCGCTGACCGGCACCGCCGGAGCGTACAAGAAGCTCTCCTTCCCGCTGGACGCCTACGCGGGCAAGAAGATCGAGCTCCGCTTCCGCTACCAGACCGACGGCGGTGTGGCGCAGAAGGGCTTCGCGGCCGACGCGATCACCCTGACCGCCGACGGCGCCCCGGTCTTCAGCGACGGCGCCGAGGGCGATGACAACGGCTGGACCGCGAACGGCTTCTCGCGCATCGGCGCGTCCTTCAGCAAGGACTACCCGCAGTACTACATCGCCGAGAACCGCCAGTACGTCTCGTACGACACCACCCTGAAGACCGGTCCGTACAACTTCGGCTGGGCCTCCACCCGGCCCGACTGGGTCGAGCACTTCCCGTACCAGAACGGGCTGCTGATCTGGCAGTGGGACACCTCGCAGCCGGACAACAACGTCGGCGTCCACCCGGGCAGCGGTCTGATCCTGCCGATCGACGCGCACGCCACCCCCGAGAAGTGGGCGGACGGCACGCTGATGCGCAACCGGATCCAGGCGTACGACTCGCCCTTCAGCCGGCTCCCGTCGGACGGCTTCACGCTGCACAACGACGGCAAGGCCGCCAAGGTGAAGCCGAAGCCTGGCATCCCGGTCTTCGATGATCACAAGGGGACGTACTGGGACAAGGGCAATCCGACCGGCAGTGTGAAGATTGCTGACACCAACACCCGGATCAAGATCCTCAAGGAGCTCCCGGGCGGCTCGACGATGACCGTCCAGGTCGGACCGTCCGCCTCCTAG
- a CDS encoding RDD family protein, whose translation MAPDPLSSPPHAFPAGMPPLATPGQRFAARLIDIVVLGVIWTVALIATGALQYTMDHPGEQDMGRVTLALIITMALYFGYEGVMLARSGQTLGKKALRIRVAMLSDGDVPAGQGWVRAAVYVLPGMLIPLLVGTVFWLVNSASLLWDKPFQRCLHDKAARTVVVSAAH comes from the coding sequence ATGGCCCCCGACCCGCTGTCCTCGCCCCCGCACGCGTTCCCCGCCGGGATGCCCCCGCTGGCCACCCCTGGTCAGCGCTTCGCCGCCCGGCTCATCGACATCGTCGTCCTCGGCGTCATCTGGACGGTGGCGCTCATCGCGACCGGCGCGCTCCAGTACACGATGGACCACCCGGGCGAGCAGGACATGGGCAGGGTGACCCTCGCGCTCATCATCACGATGGCCCTCTACTTCGGCTACGAGGGCGTCATGCTGGCCCGCAGCGGACAGACACTCGGCAAGAAGGCGCTGCGCATCCGGGTCGCGATGCTGTCCGACGGAGATGTGCCGGCCGGTCAGGGCTGGGTCCGCGCGGCGGTCTACGTCCTGCCCGGGATGCTGATCCCGCTGCTCGTCGGCACGGTCTTCTGGCTGGTCAACTCGGCATCACTGCTGTGGGACAAGCCGTTCCAGCGCTGTCTGCACGACAAGGCCGCGCGGACCGTGGTGGTGTCAGCCGCGCATTGA
- a CDS encoding RDD family protein — translation MSTDQPPPGPDEPRDRDSSDPFAKYPRANGSPYGDHTAGAEPYAGMPPLAHLGRRLIARIIDALLIGIPVGLVLSAIAGGYDPVDGSARSTIVTLIYVLVYFVYEGLMLTRDGQTVGKKAMKIRVALLENGQPPAGPAGWVRAGVYALPEIVPCCGFVFWLINVLWCTWDRPYRQCLHDKAAKTLVVSAVP, via the coding sequence CGGGCCCGATGAGCCCCGGGACCGGGACAGCAGCGATCCGTTCGCCAAATATCCGCGGGCGAACGGCTCCCCGTACGGGGACCACACCGCCGGGGCCGAGCCGTACGCCGGGATGCCCCCGCTCGCGCACCTCGGCCGCCGTCTGATCGCCAGGATCATCGACGCGCTGCTCATCGGCATCCCGGTCGGGCTCGTCCTGAGCGCGATCGCCGGCGGCTACGACCCGGTCGACGGCAGCGCCCGTTCGACCATCGTCACGCTGATCTACGTCCTGGTCTACTTCGTCTACGAGGGGCTGATGCTGACCCGGGACGGTCAGACGGTCGGCAAGAAGGCGATGAAGATCCGGGTCGCCCTGCTGGAGAACGGCCAGCCGCCGGCCGGCCCGGCCGGCTGGGTGCGCGCCGGGGTGTACGCCCTGCCCGAGATCGTGCCCTGCTGCGGCTTCGTCTTCTGGCTGATCAATGTGTTGTGGTGCACCTGGGACCGGCCCTATCGGCAGTGCCTGCACGACAAGGCGGCCAAGACCCTCGTGGTCTCGGCGGTGCCCTGA